In Natronomonas halophila, one DNA window encodes the following:
- a CDS encoding polyprenyl synthetase family protein: protein MRSVLEEWRPAVDETIESVLPREIDDAYLTDFFGDASHAYEPTAIQRALSDPIWDLLDRGGKRWRAVLFLLLVDAFGEEPEEHLQYAIIPEILHNGTIIVDDVEDGATHRRGEPALHHTHGTDVALNAGNAMYFLPLKIITRNPGDLPPEVRLAAYEMLMHELNRTHLGQGMDICWHNEKEVRINEAEYLEMCACKTGCLGRIVARLAAIVTENLDAEDAVADYAEDMAVAFQIADDVLDVEYAMEEGGEFGKGIGNDIREGKKTLMVIHAAEHADPEEVARLEELLWAEENTDEEVMEAIEILESAGSIEYAREVAVELAEQSKAHLEGLELESGPKAKLTTFADFVVEREI from the coding sequence ATGCGCAGCGTACTCGAAGAATGGCGGCCGGCCGTCGATGAGACCATCGAGTCGGTGCTGCCGCGGGAGATCGACGACGCGTATCTCACGGATTTCTTCGGCGACGCCTCACACGCCTACGAACCGACGGCGATTCAGCGCGCGCTGTCGGACCCCATCTGGGACCTGCTCGACCGCGGCGGCAAGCGGTGGCGTGCGGTCCTGTTTTTGCTTCTGGTCGATGCCTTCGGCGAGGAACCCGAAGAACACCTTCAGTACGCCATCATCCCGGAGATCCTCCATAACGGCACCATCATCGTCGACGACGTCGAGGACGGCGCGACCCACCGCCGCGGCGAACCCGCGCTCCATCACACACACGGCACCGACGTCGCGCTCAACGCGGGCAACGCGATGTATTTCCTCCCGCTGAAAATCATCACCCGCAACCCCGGTGACCTGCCGCCGGAGGTCCGTCTCGCCGCCTACGAGATGCTGATGCACGAACTCAACCGGACGCATCTCGGTCAGGGGATGGACATCTGCTGGCACAACGAAAAGGAGGTCCGCATCAACGAGGCCGAATACCTGGAGATGTGTGCCTGCAAGACCGGCTGTCTCGGTCGCATCGTCGCTCGCCTCGCGGCCATCGTCACCGAGAACCTCGACGCGGAGGACGCGGTCGCCGACTACGCCGAGGACATGGCCGTCGCCTTCCAGATTGCCGACGACGTCCTCGACGTCGAGTACGCCATGGAGGAAGGCGGCGAGTTCGGCAAGGGCATCGGCAACGACATCCGCGAGGGCAAGAAGACGCTGATGGTAATCCACGCCGCCGAACACGCCGACCCCGAGGAGGTCGCCCGCCTCGAAGAACTCCTGTGGGCCGAGGAGAACACCGACGAGGAGGTCATGGAAGCCATCGAGATTCTCGAATCCGCCGGCAGTATCGAGTACGCACGGGAGGTGGCCGTCGAACTGGCAGAACAGTCGAAGGCCCACCTCGAAGGCCTCGAACTCGAATCCGGCCCGAAGGCCAAACTGACGACTTTCGCCGATTTCGTCGTCGAGCGCGAAATCTAA
- a CDS encoding DUF7319 domain-containing protein encodes MADSRQSSEDESDGSADTDAGADAPGETEELSTEELRQQVEEQYDFEKFSPADMAEMSVEEWEAVFDPDSWITGSELLDRVEAELRHNVQTRQVFAAVERVGDGEDERVVAYSDEGYVIVRPDGSIQGTGTILRDVEPMVALCSMEDYDVPDVDEDAGLPHPESVPEASGDFGNQMLQVVAGVLSLSGLAFIGSWLASLVGALDLGFAGAIVLTLGIVFLLMGIVLFVTVANARLSDRMRSQQYRDRLRAVGAGSEGRPSFLPDEAFEAGGRQLEVEMERVHREALAVEDESEQSREETGE; translated from the coding sequence ATGGCTGACTCCCGGCAATCCTCGGAGGACGAGTCCGACGGGTCCGCGGACACGGACGCCGGGGCCGACGCCCCCGGGGAGACGGAGGAGCTTTCGACCGAGGAACTCCGCCAGCAGGTCGAAGAACAGTACGATTTCGAGAAGTTCAGTCCGGCGGATATGGCGGAGATGTCCGTCGAGGAGTGGGAGGCGGTCTTCGACCCCGACAGCTGGATTACGGGGTCGGAACTGCTGGACCGCGTCGAGGCGGAACTGCGGCACAACGTCCAGACCCGGCAGGTCTTCGCCGCCGTCGAGCGGGTCGGCGACGGCGAGGACGAACGCGTCGTCGCCTACTCCGACGAGGGCTACGTCATCGTTCGGCCCGACGGGTCGATTCAGGGGACGGGGACGATTCTGCGCGACGTCGAGCCGATGGTCGCGCTCTGTTCGATGGAGGACTACGACGTGCCTGACGTCGACGAGGACGCCGGCCTGCCGCATCCGGAGTCGGTCCCCGAGGCCAGCGGCGATTTCGGCAACCAGATGCTACAGGTCGTCGCCGGCGTGCTCTCGCTGTCGGGGCTGGCGTTCATCGGGTCGTGGCTGGCGAGTCTCGTCGGGGCGCTGGACCTCGGCTTTGCGGGCGCTATCGTCCTGACGCTCGGCATCGTCTTCCTGCTGATGGGCATCGTCCTGTTCGTCACGGTGGCGAACGCCCGGCTCTCCGACCGGATGCGCTCCCAGCAGTACCGCGACCGGTTGCGCGCGGTCGGTGCTGGCTCCGAGGGGCGGCCGTCCTTCCTGCCCGATGAGGCCTTCGAAGCCGGCGGCCGGCAACTGGAGGTCGAAATGGAGCGAGTCCACCGCGAGGCCCTCGCCGTCGAGGACGAATCGGAGCAATCCCGTGAGGAGACGGGCGAATAA
- a CDS encoding DUF7315 family membrane protein, which produces MASSEDSTDQPTAPESSAADDAADASADGAADADAPGGRDIVVPLRLYKTITVFSTLIAVVAILAGFVLLDRGTQRATASPDEVSLPVVALGLGLIVGGSVVYVFSTRFRTEGMGKPKDDTDEPTDNG; this is translated from the coding sequence ATGGCCTCATCCGAGGATTCGACCGACCAGCCGACCGCTCCCGAGTCGTCGGCTGCGGACGATGCCGCCGATGCGAGTGCCGACGGTGCCGCCGACGCCGATGCTCCGGGCGGCCGTGATATCGTCGTCCCGCTGCGGCTCTACAAGACGATTACTGTCTTTTCGACGCTTATCGCCGTCGTCGCTATCCTCGCGGGGTTCGTCCTGCTGGACCGGGGCACCCAGCGTGCGACGGCGAGTCCCGACGAGGTGAGTCTTCCCGTCGTCGCGCTCGGCCTCGGCCTCATCGTCGGGGGAAGTGTGGTCTACGTCTTCTCGACACGGTTCCGGACCGAGGGAATGGGAAAACCTAAAGACGACACCGACGAACCAACCGATAATGGCTGA
- a CDS encoding ubiquinol-cytochrome c reductase iron-sulfur subunit — MSEDKYPSESGRRRFVKGVVGSAALSGVGVGGAATIDLATQPSGGGGGPTPYVGIQLMGGPAPRGMPYIPIELDEEGYIRGIWPEAETVTEGGASYEVAETEIGGQTYSSEWFQYCGRQQTEAVVPSADRNNYFLSSADPDYEWQADALSEGDRLHVDHFSDYESWGNNIGDEGVGKPAQTTWRSEGLDTVLPVTVIRSPIIEEKAQQGGEVGNWYSGAAEQGFIAYMNVCTHFCCVPGYKTNSDAPSYNAENGVYCQCHQSRYDPFTPEFGTFTALPRPD, encoded by the coding sequence ATGAGCGAAGACAAATATCCGAGCGAATCCGGACGTCGACGGTTCGTCAAAGGCGTCGTCGGTAGTGCTGCACTCTCCGGCGTCGGCGTCGGCGGTGCGGCGACGATCGACCTCGCAACGCAGCCGTCCGGCGGCGGTGGGGGTCCGACCCCCTACGTCGGTATCCAACTGATGGGTGGTCCCGCCCCGCGTGGGATGCCGTACATCCCGATTGAACTGGACGAGGAAGGCTACATCCGCGGCATCTGGCCCGAAGCCGAAACCGTGACCGAGGGCGGGGCGTCCTACGAGGTCGCGGAGACCGAAATCGGCGGCCAGACCTACTCCTCGGAGTGGTTCCAGTACTGCGGGCGTCAGCAAACCGAGGCAGTCGTGCCGAGCGCTGACCGGAACAACTACTTCCTGTCGTCGGCCGACCCGGACTACGAGTGGCAGGCCGATGCACTTTCAGAGGGTGACCGACTCCACGTCGACCACTTCTCGGATTACGAGTCGTGGGGCAACAACATCGGTGACGAGGGCGTCGGCAAGCCAGCCCAGACGACCTGGCGCTCCGAGGGCCTCGATACGGTCCTTCCGGTTACCGTCATCCGGAGTCCCATCATCGAGGAGAAAGCCCAGCAAGGCGGCGAGGTCGGGAACTGGTATTCGGGCGCAGCCGAACAGGGCTTCATCGCGTACATGAACGTCTGTACGCACTTCTGCTGTGTTCCCGGCTACAAAACCAACAGCGACGCACCGAGCTACAACGCGGAAAACGGGGTCTACTGTCAGTGCCACCAGTCGCGTTACGACCCCTTCACCCCGGAGTTCGGGACGTTCACCGCACTCCCCCGACCTGACTAA
- a CDS encoding DUF7318 family protein has translation MADDNSYGAIHRYEPARESTVAAITIVLLSVLQIVLVGLFAYGLTTGWAVGTSTGTDAGNVLLGLILAAVFINLSFILLLYRKEFLPDVMVVKKRRRKWEDLYVREEDMEGTQAGGDMVEKLKRAIYPYYKR, from the coding sequence GTGGCAGACGACAACAGCTACGGTGCGATACACCGGTACGAACCGGCGCGTGAGAGCACGGTCGCAGCGATTACCATCGTCCTGCTGTCGGTGCTTCAGATCGTCCTCGTCGGCCTGTTCGCCTATGGTCTGACGACCGGGTGGGCCGTCGGGACGTCGACTGGGACCGACGCCGGGAACGTCCTGCTTGGACTCATCCTGGCGGCGGTGTTCATCAACCTGTCATTCATCCTCCTGCTGTACCGCAAGGAGTTCCTCCCGGACGTGATGGTCGTCAAGAAGCGACGTCGGAAATGGGAGGACCTCTACGTGCGTGAAGAGGACATGGAAGGTACCCAGGCTGGCGGCGATATGGTCGAGAAACTGAAACGCGCTATCTACCCCTACTACAAGCGATAA
- a CDS encoding cytochrome b, which translates to MSIERKDEHDHEAWMEGKDLSPIEEVYLTTLIWMDRRLRIVDYLEMLEDMYYKTNLQMPKSHTEQYNLDNKFWYWYPLYALGSFSTIAYVVAAISGALLGFYYAPSTATTEGARTVAYSNVLFIMGDLNFGFFLRSLHRWSAQVMTAAVFLHMLRVYFTGAYKEPRELNWILGIVLISLTMVFGYTGYLLPWSQLSYWAGQIGVEMALSIPLIGEWVAQLIFGGFSLGEATLQRMYILHVFVLPFVVTALIAIHIGIVWMQGIAEPH; encoded by the coding sequence ATGAGCATCGAACGAAAAGACGAACACGACCACGAAGCGTGGATGGAGGGCAAGGACCTCTCGCCCATCGAGGAGGTCTACCTCACCACGCTCATCTGGATGGACCGTCGGCTCCGCATCGTCGATTACCTCGAGATGCTGGAGGACATGTACTACAAGACGAACCTCCAGATGCCGAAGAGCCACACCGAACAGTACAACCTCGACAACAAGTTCTGGTACTGGTATCCCCTGTACGCGTTAGGGTCGTTCAGTACAATCGCCTATGTGGTAGCCGCCATCTCCGGCGCACTCCTGGGCTTCTATTATGCCCCCTCGACGGCGACGACGGAGGGTGCCCGGACGGTCGCCTACTCGAACGTCCTGTTCATCATGGGCGACCTGAACTTCGGGTTCTTCCTCCGGAGTCTTCACCGCTGGTCCGCACAGGTGATGACCGCCGCGGTCTTCCTACACATGCTCCGTGTCTACTTCACGGGCGCGTACAAGGAGCCGCGTGAACTGAACTGGATTCTCGGCATCGTCCTCATCTCGCTGACGATGGTCTTCGGGTACACGGGCTACCTGCTGCCGTGGAGCCAGCTGTCCTACTGGGCGGGCCAGATCGGCGTCGAAATGGCCCTTTCCATCCCGCTTATCGGCGAGTGGGTCGCACAGCTCATCTTCGGCGGCTTCTCGCTGGGTGAGGCGACGCTACAGCGGATGTACATCCTGCACGTGTTCGTCCTGCCGTTCGTCGTCACGGCCCTCATCGCCATCCACATCGGCATCGTCTGGATGCAGGGCATCGCGGAACCCCACTAA
- a CDS encoding NAD(+)/NADH kinase, translating into MSRQRVGVVGDETLATAVEAAGGDPQVTTPEQVESVAFVVAAGEAAVVDLARSGVDAPVLPIEAGEGVRSVSRPAADETIERLVGSDYPTERHPVLSVSGPDTDTRAVFDVTLAAAEPARISEFAVRSGGESVARFRADGVVASTPAGSVGYNRSAGGPVVAPETDVVSVVPLAPFATDADHWVLPAEEVTLSVTRDETPVELLADGRSEGLVETGEPIDLAYAGAIETFVVPESARFF; encoded by the coding sequence ATGAGCCGACAGCGCGTTGGTGTCGTCGGGGACGAAACGCTCGCGACGGCGGTTGAGGCCGCCGGCGGCGACCCGCAGGTCACCACACCGGAACAGGTCGAATCCGTGGCGTTCGTCGTCGCCGCCGGCGAAGCCGCGGTCGTCGACCTCGCACGGTCGGGCGTGGACGCCCCCGTCCTACCCATCGAAGCGGGTGAGGGCGTCCGGTCGGTCTCCCGGCCCGCGGCCGACGAAACTATCGAGCGCCTCGTCGGGAGCGACTACCCGACCGAGCGCCACCCGGTGTTGTCGGTGTCGGGGCCCGATACCGACACGCGGGCGGTCTTCGATGTGACGCTCGCGGCCGCGGAACCGGCGCGTATCTCGGAGTTCGCGGTCCGGTCCGGCGGCGAGTCGGTCGCCCGCTTTCGGGCCGACGGCGTCGTCGCCTCGACCCCTGCCGGCAGCGTCGGCTACAACCGCTCGGCGGGCGGGCCGGTCGTCGCTCCCGAGACGGACGTGGTGTCGGTCGTCCCGCTGGCGCCCTTCGCGACCGACGCCGACCACTGGGTGCTGCCCGCCGAGGAAGTAACCCTCTCGGTGACCCGCGACGAGACGCCGGTCGAACTCCTCGCCGACGGCCGCTCGGAGGGCCTCGTCGAGACGGGCGAACCCATCGACCTCGCGTACGCGGGCGCAATCGAAACGTTCGTCGTCCCCGAGAGCGCTCGCTTCTTCTGA
- a CDS encoding cytochrome bc complex cytochrome b subunit — protein MSDKEPKPDGGIVPQDDQAPTWSERKERTQGLARLTYEYFERSRREDEELRKESDYVERDVLAFPTWPHEMIRNLAITSFFVGLMFFIAAAIPIGVPEPANPNSTPAVILPDWYLYWSFGLLKLPPLNPELSLLGGEKLLADRTYGVLANLVVVGAIAIVPFLNKGNARRPVEEPFWASIGVGGVVFAFTIAVLAVKNLVAGTFPLGNHELFDLTFLLPVVAGFITYGVLKAMREGYMFELNRRYYRLRPPK, from the coding sequence ATGAGCGACAAGGAACCCAAACCCGACGGAGGCATCGTCCCGCAGGACGACCAAGCACCGACCTGGTCCGAGCGGAAAGAGCGTACACAGGGACTGGCTCGACTCACCTACGAGTACTTCGAGCGGTCCCGCCGCGAGGACGAGGAACTGCGTAAGGAATCCGATTACGTCGAGCGTGACGTGCTCGCGTTCCCGACGTGGCCCCACGAGATGATTCGCAATCTCGCGATCACATCGTTCTTCGTCGGCCTGATGTTCTTCATCGCGGCGGCGATTCCCATCGGCGTCCCCGAACCCGCCAACCCCAACTCGACGCCGGCGGTCATCCTGCCGGACTGGTATCTCTACTGGTCGTTCGGCCTGCTGAAGCTGCCGCCGCTGAACCCCGAACTCTCGCTGCTCGGCGGCGAGAAGCTTCTGGCCGACCGGACCTACGGTGTGCTCGCCAACCTCGTGGTCGTCGGCGCCATCGCCATCGTCCCGTTCCTGAACAAGGGCAACGCCCGCCGTCCCGTCGAGGAGCCCTTCTGGGCCTCTATCGGCGTCGGCGGCGTCGTCTTCGCCTTCACCATCGCCGTGCTGGCCGTCAAGAACCTCGTTGCCGGGACGTTCCCGCTTGGCAACCACGAACTGTTCGACCTGACGTTCCTGCTACCCGTCGTCGCCGGTTTCATCACCTACGGGGTGCTGAAGGCGATGCGCGAGGGGTACATGTTCGAACTCAACCGTCGGTACTACCGGCTGCGGCCGCCGAAGTAA
- a CDS encoding DUF7321 family protein, producing MVSEAAIATVVLLAVAASFPCFIYGAWIMIDHDEITWGILVYHLKFILTGLVLTTGPLLFWMFPRLLEQFGGFAAVHAFFGLQAYAFLAFGFTGIVRIFRAKYEHDLYTEYDEDVLLDEIGDENMQFWRRRLRVGVFGYTLCWIIAFLTGFARYVSIYLV from the coding sequence ATGGTCTCGGAAGCCGCGATTGCGACGGTCGTCCTCCTCGCCGTCGCCGCCAGTTTTCCCTGTTTCATCTACGGCGCGTGGATCATGATCGACCACGACGAGATTACGTGGGGTATCCTCGTCTACCACCTCAAGTTCATCCTCACGGGGCTGGTGTTGACCACCGGTCCGCTTCTCTTCTGGATGTTCCCCCGCCTGCTGGAACAGTTCGGCGGCTTCGCCGCCGTCCACGCCTTCTTCGGCCTGCAGGCCTACGCCTTCCTCGCGTTCGGCTTTACGGGTATCGTCCGTATCTTTCGCGCCAAATACGAACACGACCTCTATACCGAATACGACGAGGACGTCCTGCTGGACGAAATCGGCGACGAGAACATGCAGTTCTGGCGGCGGCGCCTCCGGGTCGGCGTCTTCGGTTACACCCTCTGCTGGATTATCGCGTTTCTGACCGGCTTCGCGCGGTACGTCTCGATATACCTCGTCTGA
- a CDS encoding halocyanin domain-containing protein yields the protein MSTNDMSRRGFLTATAGTAAAGAAAGTATAQQQVPDYGAYLNNANGYTDGEYTDLRGESEVTIAVGAGDGGLAFDPAAVWIDPGTTVTWEWTGNGSHNVVTNEGPAGFEHSDIVGEEGYTYQYEFTEEDAGITTYFCSPHEGQGMKGGIAVGGDISTVEVGGGPPIQIPDQAYSLTMATFIAMVTTLGLGYFFMKYGGDYETQ from the coding sequence ATGAGCACGAACGACATGAGTCGCCGTGGGTTTCTGACGGCGACGGCGGGGACCGCCGCGGCCGGCGCGGCGGCCGGGACGGCGACGGCCCAACAGCAGGTGCCGGATTACGGCGCGTATCTGAACAACGCCAACGGATACACCGACGGCGAGTACACGGACCTGCGCGGCGAGTCGGAAGTCACGATTGCGGTCGGTGCGGGCGACGGCGGCCTCGCGTTCGACCCTGCGGCCGTCTGGATCGACCCCGGCACGACGGTCACGTGGGAGTGGACTGGCAACGGCAGTCACAACGTGGTCACCAACGAAGGTCCCGCTGGCTTCGAGCACTCGGATATCGTCGGTGAGGAGGGTTACACCTACCAGTACGAGTTCACCGAGGAGGACGCCGGCATCACGACCTACTTCTGTTCGCCCCACGAGGGGCAGGGCATGAAAGGCGGTATCGCCGTCGGCGGGGACATCTCCACGGTCGAAGTCGGTGGCGGTCCGCCCATCCAGATTCCGGACCAAGCGTATTCGCTGACGATGGCGACGTTCATCGCGATGGTGACGACGCTCGGACTCGGCTACTTCTTCATGAAGTACGGCGGCGACTACGAGACACAGTAG
- a CDS encoding halocyanin domain-containing protein yields MRRREFMRTAGGATVAAGATAGAVQPAAAAEGGGDSGGGGGGQEPAFGSYLDDARGYETTEDLRDQDEVTITVGAGEGLSFDPAAIWVSPGTTLIWEWSGNGSHNVVVNEGPAGFSHEDIVGEEGYTYEYEVTEEDAGITTYYCSPHEGQGMKGGVAVGDDVETVSTGGPETKDPIHFGVHPHEHWVGVSVMLMMSVSLVFTFFTLKYGESPHTSGGD; encoded by the coding sequence ATGAGAAGGCGGGAGTTCATGCGTACTGCCGGTGGCGCGACAGTCGCCGCAGGCGCAACTGCGGGCGCGGTCCAGCCGGCCGCCGCTGCCGAAGGAGGAGGCGACTCCGGAGGCGGCGGTGGCGGTCAGGAGCCGGCTTTCGGTTCCTATCTGGACGATGCTCGTGGATACGAAACGACAGAGGACCTCCGAGACCAAGACGAGGTGACCATCACGGTCGGTGCCGGTGAGGGGCTCTCGTTCGACCCGGCCGCTATCTGGGTCTCCCCGGGCACGACGCTTATCTGGGAGTGGTCGGGCAACGGCAGTCACAACGTCGTCGTCAACGAAGGGCCGGCCGGTTTCTCCCACGAGGATATCGTCGGCGAGGAGGGCTACACATACGAATACGAGGTTACCGAGGAGGACGCCGGCATCACGACCTACTACTGCTCGCCCCACGAGGGGCAGGGCATGAAAGGCGGCGTCGCCGTCGGCGACGACGTCGAGACGGTTTCGACCGGCGGCCCCGAGACCAAAGACCCCATCCACTTCGGCGTGCACCCGCACGAGCACTGGGTCGGCGTCTCGGTCATGCTGATGATGTCCGTTTCGCTGGTGTTCACGTTCTTCACGCTCAAATACGGCGAATCGCCGCATACGAGTGGAGGTGACTGA
- a CDS encoding M42 family metallopeptidase has product MESQFDYDLLVELTEERGVPGYEDRVRRLVREELEPHVDRVRSDAMGNLVGTIEGSENPDYDVVAPAHMDEIGFMVRHIDDDGFIELDPLGGWDPRILRAQRVTIHADDEDLSGLIGSVPPHTLSEEEREKQPDVDDVHVDLGLDAEEVEERVSVGDLVTIDQTTDRVGEFVTGKSLDNRVSVLALIEAARRIDDPDVTIHLAATTQEEVGVRGAEALGVDLDPDLVVCLDTTVANDVPGFKGGEYVTEIGEGAGIKLKDSSVITNHKVHRRIRDVAENRDIDHQFEVLPAGGTDTAGLQRTSGATPAGAISFPTRYLHTPTESVHEDDVDAAIDLLVGVLETEDGEHDYTL; this is encoded by the coding sequence ATGGAATCCCAGTTCGACTACGACCTGCTCGTCGAACTCACCGAAGAGCGCGGCGTCCCCGGCTACGAGGACCGCGTTCGACGACTCGTTCGTGAGGAACTCGAACCGCACGTCGACCGCGTCCGCTCGGATGCGATGGGCAACCTCGTCGGCACCATCGAAGGCAGCGAGAACCCGGACTACGACGTCGTCGCCCCGGCACACATGGACGAAATCGGCTTCATGGTCCGGCATATCGACGACGACGGCTTCATCGAACTCGACCCCCTCGGCGGCTGGGACCCCCGCATCCTGCGCGCCCAGCGCGTGACCATCCACGCCGACGACGAGGACCTCTCCGGACTCATCGGCTCGGTCCCGCCGCATACCCTCTCCGAGGAGGAACGCGAAAAACAGCCCGACGTCGATGACGTCCACGTCGACCTCGGCCTCGATGCCGAGGAAGTCGAAGAACGCGTCTCGGTCGGCGACCTCGTCACCATCGACCAGACGACCGACCGCGTCGGCGAGTTCGTCACCGGCAAATCCCTCGACAACCGCGTGTCGGTGCTGGCGCTCATCGAGGCCGCCCGCCGCATCGATGACCCCGACGTGACGATTCACCTCGCCGCGACCACACAGGAGGAGGTCGGCGTCCGCGGCGCCGAGGCCCTCGGCGTTGACCTCGACCCGGACCTCGTCGTCTGTCTCGACACCACCGTCGCCAACGACGTACCCGGCTTCAAAGGCGGCGAATACGTCACCGAAATCGGCGAAGGAGCGGGTATCAAACTCAAGGACTCCAGCGTCATCACGAACCACAAGGTCCACCGCCGTATCCGCGATGTCGCCGAGAACCGCGACATCGACCACCAGTTCGAGGTCCTGCCCGCCGGCGGTACCGACACTGCCGGCCTCCAGCGCACCTCCGGTGCAACCCCTGCCGGCGCCATCTCCTTCCCAACCCGCTATCTCCACACGCCGACCGAGAGCGTCCACGAGGACGACGTCGATGCTGCTATCGACCTCCTCGTCGGCGTCCTCGAGACCGAGGACGGCGAGCACGATTACACACTCTAG
- the nth gene encoding endonuclease III translates to MGTQLDSREEQVVEVLDRLYEQYPEPEISLNFSNRLELLIAVVLSAQCTDERVNKVTADLFEKYDGPADYAEADEEELAEDINSITYYNSKAGYIKSACQDIIEKHDGEVPDTMSDLTDLAGVGRKTANVVLQHGHEVVEGIVVDTHVQRISRRLGLTEEQSPENIEEDLMGIVPATDWQEYTHLLISHGRETCTARNPDCEDCVLEDICPSSKLDHDVDLADGSEW, encoded by the coding sequence ATGGGAACGCAACTCGATTCGCGCGAAGAACAGGTCGTCGAGGTACTCGACCGACTCTACGAGCAGTACCCCGAACCTGAAATCTCGCTGAATTTCTCGAACCGGCTGGAGTTGCTCATCGCCGTCGTCCTCTCCGCGCAGTGTACCGACGAGCGGGTCAACAAGGTCACTGCCGACCTCTTCGAGAAGTACGACGGCCCCGCCGACTACGCCGAGGCCGACGAGGAGGAACTCGCCGAGGACATCAACTCGATTACCTACTACAACAGCAAGGCCGGCTACATCAAATCGGCCTGTCAGGACATCATCGAGAAACACGACGGCGAGGTTCCCGACACGATGTCCGACCTTACGGACCTTGCCGGCGTCGGCCGCAAAACGGCCAACGTCGTCCTCCAGCACGGCCACGAGGTCGTCGAGGGCATCGTCGTCGACACCCACGTCCAGCGCATCTCGCGGCGCCTCGGCCTGACCGAGGAGCAATCCCCCGAGAACATCGAGGAGGACCTGATGGGAATCGTTCCCGCGACCGACTGGCAGGAATACACGCATCTGCTCATCAGCCATGGCCGGGAGACCTGCACCGCGCGGAACCCCGATTGTGAGGACTGCGTGCTTGAGGACATCTGTCCGTCCTCGAAACTCGACCACGACGTCGACCTCGCCGACGGGTCCGAGTGGTAG
- a CDS encoding DUF7313 family protein — MDPSVTLFGPVDTYVAPYIAYVMLALIVLNIVARGLEYNRIVDQSEDGADAVGRHPLAVATNFLLVVGAFYYLTVERHAGMIVTLLVVGLFLTDFFEFEARKVEARQGWDIERPKGAIGASMVALAYIAYQALFFLIEPYWSAIV, encoded by the coding sequence ATGGATCCATCGGTGACGCTGTTCGGCCCGGTCGACACGTACGTGGCGCCGTACATTGCGTACGTGATGTTGGCACTCATCGTGCTCAACATAGTCGCCCGCGGCCTCGAATACAACCGCATCGTCGACCAGTCGGAGGACGGTGCCGACGCCGTCGGTCGCCACCCCCTCGCCGTCGCGACGAACTTCCTGCTCGTCGTCGGCGCCTTCTACTACCTCACCGTCGAGCGCCACGCCGGTATGATCGTGACGCTGCTGGTCGTCGGCCTCTTCCTCACTGACTTCTTCGAGTTCGAGGCCCGCAAGGTCGAGGCCCGACAGGGATGGGACATCGAGCGCCCGAAGGGCGCCATCGGTGCCTCGATGGTCGCGCTCGCGTACATCGCCTATCAGGCGCTGTTCTTCCTCATCGAACCCTACTGGAGCGCCATCGTCTAA
- a CDS encoding DUF7314 family protein — protein MADEFAKGLGILAGSGMIWIAISTWLTTESFAGTQLIAPPPQDPGTYAQLLLVLRDVVWWFMIFGVVTFWILIPMARQVQSYRQESA, from the coding sequence ATGGCTGACGAATTCGCAAAGGGACTCGGCATCCTCGCCGGCAGCGGGATGATATGGATCGCTATCTCCACGTGGCTGACGACCGAGAGCTTCGCGGGGACACAGCTCATCGCGCCGCCGCCGCAGGACCCCGGTACCTACGCACAGCTCCTGCTCGTGTTGCGGGACGTCGTGTGGTGGTTCATGATCTTCGGCGTCGTCACCTTCTGGATTCTCATCCCGATGGCCCGACAGGTTCAGTCCTACCGGCAGGAAAGCGCATAA